Proteins from one Gorilla gorilla gorilla isolate KB3781 chromosome 11, NHGRI_mGorGor1-v2.1_pri, whole genome shotgun sequence genomic window:
- the PDCD1 gene encoding programmed cell death protein 1 isoform X2 produces MQIPQAPWPVVWAVLQLGWRPGWFLDSPDRPWNPPTFSPALLVVTEGDNATFTCSFSNTSESFVLNWYRMSPSNQTDKLAAFPEDRSQPGQDCRFRVTQLPNGRDFHMSVVRARRNDSGTYLCGAISLAPKAQIKESLRAELRVTERRAEVPTAHPSPSPRPAGQFQTLVVGVVGGLLGSLVLLVWVLAVICSRAARGTIGARRTGQPLEDPSAVPVFSVDYGELDFQWREKTPEPPVPCVPEQTEYATIVFPSGMGTSSPARRGSADGPRSPRPLRPEDGHCSWPL; encoded by the exons aCTCCCCGGACAGGCCCTGGAACCCCCCCACCTTCTCCCCAGCCCTGCTCGTGGTGACCGAAGGGGACAACGCTACCttcacctgcagcttctccaacaCATCGGAGAGCTTCGTGCTAAACTGGTACCGCATGAGCCCCAGCAACCAGACGGACAAGCTGGCCGCCTTCCCCGAGGACCGCAGCCAGCCCGGCCAGGACTGCCGCTTCCGCGTCACACAACTGCCCAACGGGCGTGACTTCCACATGAGCGTGGTCAGGGCCCGGCGCAATGACAGCGGCACCTACCTCTGTGGGGCCATCTCCCTGGCCCCCAAGGCACAGATCAAAGAGAGCCTGCGGGCAGAGCTCAGGGTGACAG AGAGAAGGGCAGAAGTGCCCAcagcccaccccagcccctcacccAGGCCAGCCGGCCAGTTCCAAACCCTGGTGGTTGGTGTCGTGGGCGGCCTGCTGGGCAGCCTGGTGCTGCTAGTCTGGGTCCTGGCCGTCATCTGCTCCCGGGCCGCACGAG GGACAATAGGAGCCAGGCGCACCGGCCAGCCCCTG GAGGACCCCTCAGCCGTGCCTGTGTTCTCTGTGGACTATGGGGAGCTGGATTTCCAGTGGCGAGAGAAGACCCCAGAGCCCCCCGTGCCCTGTGTCCCTGAGCAGACGGAGTATGCCACCATCGTCTTTCCTAGCGGAATGGGCACCTCATCCCCCGCCCGCAGGGGCTCAGCCGACGGCCCTCGGAGTCCCCGGCCACTGAGGCCTGAGGATGGACACTGCTCTTGGCCCCTCTGA
- the PDCD1 gene encoding programmed cell death protein 1 isoform X1 encodes MQIPQAPWPVVWAVLQLGWRPGWFLDSPDRPWNPPTFSPALLVVTEGDNATFTCSFSNTSESFVLNWYRMSPSNQTDKLAAFPEDRSQPGQDCRFRVTQLPNGRDFHMSVVRARRNDSGTYLCGAISLAPKAQIKESLRAELRVTERRAEVPTAHPSPSPRPAGQFQTLVVGVVGGLLGSLVLLVWVLAVICSRAARGTIGARRTGQPLKEDPSAVPVFSVDYGELDFQWREKTPEPPVPCVPEQTEYATIVFPSGMGTSSPARRGSADGPRSPRPLRPEDGHCSWPL; translated from the exons aCTCCCCGGACAGGCCCTGGAACCCCCCCACCTTCTCCCCAGCCCTGCTCGTGGTGACCGAAGGGGACAACGCTACCttcacctgcagcttctccaacaCATCGGAGAGCTTCGTGCTAAACTGGTACCGCATGAGCCCCAGCAACCAGACGGACAAGCTGGCCGCCTTCCCCGAGGACCGCAGCCAGCCCGGCCAGGACTGCCGCTTCCGCGTCACACAACTGCCCAACGGGCGTGACTTCCACATGAGCGTGGTCAGGGCCCGGCGCAATGACAGCGGCACCTACCTCTGTGGGGCCATCTCCCTGGCCCCCAAGGCACAGATCAAAGAGAGCCTGCGGGCAGAGCTCAGGGTGACAG AGAGAAGGGCAGAAGTGCCCAcagcccaccccagcccctcacccAGGCCAGCCGGCCAGTTCCAAACCCTGGTGGTTGGTGTCGTGGGCGGCCTGCTGGGCAGCCTGGTGCTGCTAGTCTGGGTCCTGGCCGTCATCTGCTCCCGGGCCGCACGAG GGACAATAGGAGCCAGGCGCACCGGCCAGCCCCTG AAGGAGGACCCCTCAGCCGTGCCTGTGTTCTCTGTGGACTATGGGGAGCTGGATTTCCAGTGGCGAGAGAAGACCCCAGAGCCCCCCGTGCCCTGTGTCCCTGAGCAGACGGAGTATGCCACCATCGTCTTTCCTAGCGGAATGGGCACCTCATCCCCCGCCCGCAGGGGCTCAGCCGACGGCCCTCGGAGTCCCCGGCCACTGAGGCCTGAGGATGGACACTGCTCTTGGCCCCTCTGA